CACTGGCTCTTGGCTATCAGCGCACAATGCACCCCACATAATTTTCATTTTATTATTGTATTATTGCAGATGCCCAAAGTGTATTACTTCATGGTTGTAATGCCTCCGGGCGGGGTACAAGGCCGCAACAGCTCACATCTAAATTGTCCCCTTATATCAACACTAGTCTGTTTTCACACTTTACGGTTAACTTTGAGGTTCCTTGCGTAAAGTCTTCTGAAAAAGAAGAAAATCTATATTGATATGTGTATTACTTCATGATATACGTGTAACAAATTTACCAAGTACTAGATTCTTCTGAACAAAACAACACGAAATAGATTGTTCATGTCGAACGAGCATGCTGCATGATACGGGGAGAGACATATGCCTCTCTCGTCCAGTACACAAGTTTGCACGTCAGGACACGTGCACTGCAGATACCCAGAGTACACTACATGCATGCGACTGATCAACGTCACGAGGGACTGGCCAGGAAGCCGTACTGTCCATCAGCAGTGCCAGCGCCGTTGGCCGTGGCGGCCCTTGGCATGGCCGCCGGCTCGAACCCGAGCACCCTCGCGCGCTCCACGTAGGCACGCTTCACGCTGGTCCGCTGGTAAACCAGTAGCCCCGCCACGCTGCGACTCGCGTCGGCGCGGAACGGCCGGCCGGAGCCCATGAACCCGTCCAGCAGGTGCAGGTAGGCCTCCAGGTCGTGGCAGCAGGCCGGGCCGGCGTCCGGGCGCAAGCACGGCGAGTCGCGGCTGTCCAGCGTCAGCTCCGCGCCACCCGCGTGCACGTATCCTTCGGCCATCGTCGTCGGTTTCACGAGCCCGGGGACGCGCGTCACCACGTCGCCGGCGTTCACCACGCGCAGCACGTTCACGCCCCGCTCGTGCTGTAGCCGGTCCGCGAACGCGCGGTTGCCTGTCTTCGGGCCGCCGAAGGAAACCACGGAGACGGGCGGCGGCTGATGATCATCTGCAGCGGTGCTGTTACTCGCCGCATCAGCGGCCAGGCACGCGCTTagctcgtcggcggcgaggaggGCCAAAGATGCGCCGAGGCTGTGGCCAACCACCGTGATGCTGAGCTCCTCGCCCTTGTACACCTCGATCAGCCGCCTCACCTCCTCCACAATGGCGTCCGACAGGCTGGGCACGTGGTCGCCGGCCGTCTTGTACAGGCTGAGGAACCCCTTCGCCACCTTGGGCACGTTCTGCGCCGCCGTGGCGTCGTCGCCGTCATCGTCGTCCGACACTGGCACGAGGCCGGTGCGGAGGTTCTCTGCCCACTCAGGGCACGTGGCGGTGCCGCGCAGCACAATGACGATGTCGCGACGGCCCATGCGCCGAACCTCGCGCTCGTTGTCGCAGACGGCGACGTAGCCGGCGAAGCTGGTACGCTGTGTCAGCCACTTGGGCGCTGACCGCCGCTGCACCCACGGCGGGATTGTCAAGGAAGACGTGGCAAACAGGCTGCGCGTCGGCCGGTACGACCGGTCCGGTAGCACGAGCGCGCGATGCTGGCCGCGGCCGTGCGACGGCGACGACGGCATGGAGTGGAACGCCGTGTAGGCGGCCTGCACGAAGTCGCCGTATCGCAAAACCTCGCGGCGGAGGTTCTGGTCGAGCGGGTCGACCAGGCCCTTCCACGCGCCCTCACCGTGGTAACGTCGCCATTCGGCGGCGATGGAGCCCCTGGGCGAGGGCCGCGGCGAGAGCGTGAGGAGCCGCTGCATTTGTGCCAGGCTACGCGGGGACATCTCGTCCGTGGCGGGCCTCCCTGTGAACGGCAGGAACGTGGACAGGTTCAGCGCGTTGAGGAGACCGCCCCGGCGGCCTTTGCGTTCGTCGGAGTCGGTGGTGGTCTCCTCCCTGTCGCCCCCGCCGGGCTCGTCGGCGAGCGCCTTCTTAGGCCGGACTGGGAgcgggagcggcggcgggcggaggaggaggcggtcgaGGTTGGCGAGGTGCGTCTTTGTACAGACGGCGTTAGGCTTGGTGGTGATGGCCATCGCCGTTGCGTTTGGTTTGAGAGGCgacggccggctgtggcgcggcgGTGCCGCGATAGCTGCCGCGGCGGACATGGCCGGAAAAGCAAAAAAGCGCGCGGGCGCCGGTGCGCCAAATTCGTCGACGTGGAGTGGTTCGAAGGTGGCAATCGCTAGCGTGTGCACAAGCATGTCAAGTGCAAGTGCGGTGGTTTATAGCTAGGCAAGGGGCGCGCGCAAAATGTGCATCACGTGTAGTCGTCACGCGTTGTGCTTTCTTTTGGGTCTGAATCAGGTTACCAAAATCAAGTGCAGTTCTGAACTAAGCGTAGTTCAGATGACTAGATTCTTTGTGGTGAAACATATGCTCATAGAGGTAACATGTGCGTACATGTATTTATAGAATTGATTGCATGTGAGTATTTGGATTTATACAGCGTGAAAAAAAAGTGAATTACGGTTATTATTCTAAAACGAAATCAATTACAGTTCCTACACCAAGCGGTCAACTTGCTAAGCTATCAAAAATATGAAATCAATTGTGGTTCCCAAAATTCCATTACTAATAAAAGGCGTGAGGCAAAACTAAATGGGGGTGGATCTCTTGTCGGCCCTTTCTACTTGCTCTGATCCTGAATTCTTGATTTGATTTTCTAACACATGTCTAAGTAGATGTCTTGCACGACTGAAATCTAAGTAAGAGTCTTAGTCTATACTCTAAAACGAAGTGTCATCATTATTCTTCTCCGTTTTCTTCTAACAGTTCGGTTAAAGATCGTAATGTACATCTTTTTATTTTTCGAGAAAGATCAGTAGTTCAGCGCTATTAGTACGTAGTAGTACGAAGCACTAGTTGGCGCACGTGCAGAAATAAGCTGCTTCCACCGGCCAGGCCGCAATTCAGTGAACCTGACTGAACTGTTCACACAAAGGGATGATGCATCAACTCAAACTCATGGTGCACGTGTCAGTTACAGCACGGATGTTCTTTCTCTGGGGATACCAGCAGAGCCGGATACCACTTTTTTTCTAGGACGCGTTTCGTTCATATGCACTTGTGTTTTGTGGCCCAATGATAATAAATTTATTACATCTAAAAAGACTGTTAGGCGATTGTGCAGGAACAGCAGCGGCGTCTCATCTATTGAGAAGAAGGAACGGTGTTTGATCTACGATTTAAAAAGGAACAGTGTTTGATTGAGAGAAACAAAGTCAATACAAACAACTGGAAAGGATGCAAGAGgcatttttttttgcgggtgatgcAAGAGGCGTTATTAAAGGACTTCACATCTTCAATATTTTTAGAAAGAGTTATTTATTTATTCATTGCGGGTAAAAACTCATATTACTCGAGCATCAACCGTACAATCCTCTTTGCATAAAGCAATGACTTCTGGGAGACCAGAGCCCAACCAAACTACAGTTTTACTTCCAGTTCTTGCAAAATTTGATAAGAAATCATTAACTAAATTTTGACGATggttgatatgagcaatataagtcATACGAAGAGACTTTAGATGCTTGCTCTCTGCCACCAAAGACGCATAGACCGATCTGTCTGTTCCATTCTCATTCAACATGTTCATCGTTGAGGAGATCCATTCTTTGAATAGCTAGAGATAACCCCTCCATGCATGCACATATTTCTGCTTCAAGGGCATCTCGGCAAGCAAAGAGTTCCCTGCAAGATGAATAAATGATGTTGCCGAGGTCATCGTGAAGCACCATGCTAGCTCCGGCCTTCCCATCCTCTAAATATATCAGGTTTGTAACATATCTTACCCCATCTAGCAAAAATTCTCAATTTATACCCCATTTAGGTGAACTTTGTGCCACATAAGTTTTACTTTGGTACACCCCCTTTGAAAGTTTGCACGAATATTAAAGTTACTTTAAAAAGTTATCACCATATTATCCTCCACATCAAACGTATTGAATACATTGGTTGACTATATTATCCTTTTTGATTGAAGGGATACCTTCTAATCTTCATATTTAATCTGCATCAAAATCCATAAACTTTTCTCGGGGGTGTGTCGAAGCAAAGTTCATGCCACATATTACCACATTTTTAGTGTTTTCCCCAATTTTGGAGCAGACTAGATGCGCCATGTTTATAGTTTTCATTTTCTCTAGTTTTTTATCACCTGGTATTTGTAGTGTATCAAATCAGACCAGCATACTAGACCTGGCTTGCACCCGCGCCTAGTCCACACCACACATGCTCTGGTCTTGGTCGCACCACAAGATGCGTTACACCGCACCCAACCCACACCACACCACATCGCGCACTCGCTCAACCGCTAGGGTTTGGTTTCGCCAACGCCGACGGAGATCTCATGTTGGAGGAAGCATCATAGGCTAGAGTTGAAGCACGTAGCATGCATTGGTTATTCCGTTGCTTTGCAAGTGCCAAGCAACAACAAGCCAAGAAGATGGGAAGCATGAAGTCGCCCGCGAAGGCGAAGCCGAGGGGGTTGCCATCCCGACAATGAGCAGCTATAGGTAGGAAGCCAAGGTGTCCACGAGCACGTTCATGGTAACTTTCCAATGATGACTATAAAATTAGGTTGGGAAGCGTGAGTACCCCGTAGGGCCGCGTGTGGTGTTTATATATGTTGGGTGAAAGCCTGCAGTAGCGTACATGTTGGGACTATCACTAACGATGTGTCTGGGGGGAAACA
The sequence above is a segment of the Triticum dicoccoides isolate Atlit2015 ecotype Zavitan chromosome 1A, WEW_v2.0, whole genome shotgun sequence genome. Coding sequences within it:
- the LOC119294623 gene encoding phospholipase A1-Ibeta2, chloroplastic-like — protein: MSAAAAIAAPPRHSRPSPLKPNATAMAITTKPNAVCTKTHLANLDRLLLRPPPLPLPVRPKKALADEPGGGDREETTTDSDERKGRRGGLLNALNLSTFLPFTGRPATDEMSPRSLAQMQRLLTLSPRPSPRGSIAAEWRRYHGEGAWKGLVDPLDQNLRREVLRYGDFVQAAYTAFHSMPSSPSHGRGQHRALVLPDRSYRPTRSLFATSSLTIPPWVQRRSAPKWLTQRTSFAGYVAVCDNEREVRRMGRRDIVIVLRGTATCPEWAENLRTGLVPVSDDDDGDDATAAQNVPKVAKGFLSLYKTAGDHVPSLSDAIVEEVRRLIEVYKGEELSITVVGHSLGASLALLAADELSACLAADAASNSTAADDHQPPPVSVVSFGGPKTGNRAFADRLQHERGVNVLRVVNAGDVVTRVPGLVKPTTMAEGYVHAGGAELTLDSRDSPCLRPDAGPACCHDLEAYLHLLDGFMGSGRPFRADASRSVAGLLVYQRTSVKRAYVERARVLGFEPAAMPRAATANGAGTADGQYGFLASPS